In one Nicotiana sylvestris chromosome 8, ASM39365v2, whole genome shotgun sequence genomic region, the following are encoded:
- the LOC104225940 gene encoding transcription factor bHLH14-like: protein MDELMVSSSSSSSSFSIPSLFSQTNQPLSTLQQMLQHVLKNQTDSWSYAIFWQTSNDDDGRLFLAWGDGHFHGTKVKKGEVNGANKASSLERKNVIKGIQALICENGDGVVEDGGDVTDIEWFYVMSLAQSFSIGDGIPGKAFCTGSFVWLNGAQQLQFCSCERAKEAQVHGIETLVCIPTSNGVLELGSSDLIKENWSLVQQVKSLFSLDQENGLEKTVSFANIGLVSCLQENGQILAINNNNHNKNNTSKKPKTEEISTTATAATTLFQDSDHSDSDCQVLVDKPIVEKKTPKKRGRKPGATRETPLNHVEAERQRREKLNHRFYALRSVVPHVTKMDKASLLSDAVEYINELKTKVDELELQLNKKSESKKKLKVESMDSTTLDNQTTTTTTTSVDQIRPNSNSSSSYGPNNLTVEVEVKILGPDAMIRVQSENVNYPSARLMRALQDLELHVHHASISSVNDLMLQDIVVKVPKCLGTENGLKSALLRSLEQ from the coding sequence ATGGATGAACTAATGGtctcctcttcttcctcttcctcatcaTTTTCCATACCCTCTTTATTTTCTCAAACAAACCAACCTTTATCTACCCTTCAACAAATGCTTCAACATGTTCTCAAAAATCAAACAGATTCTTGGTCTTATGCTATTTTTTGGCAAACTTCAAATGATGATGATGGTCGTTTATTTTTAGCATGGGGTGATGGCCATTTCCATGGTACAAAAGTCAAAAAAGGAGAAGTAAATGGTGCTAATAAAGCTAGTTCTTTAGAGAGAAAAAATGTTATAAAAGGAATACAAGCTTTGATTTGTGAAAATGGAGATGGTGTAGTAGAAGATGGTGGTGATGTTACTGATATTGAATGGTTTTATGTTATGTCTTTAGCTCAATCTTTTTCTATTGGTGATGGAATTCCTGGTAAAGCTTTTTGTACTGGTTCTTTTGTGTGGCTAAATGGGGCACAACAACTTCAGTTTTGTAGTTGTGAAAGGGCTAAAGAAGCTCAAGTTCATGGTATTGAAACTTTGGTTTGTATTCCAACTTCAAATGGAGTTCTTGAACTTGGATCAAGTgatttaatcaaagaaaattggaGCTTAGTTCAACAAGTTAAATCACTTTTCTCTTTAGATCAAGAAAATGGTCTTGAAAAAACCGTTTCTTTTGCTAATATTGGCCTTGTCTCTTGCTTACAAGAAAATGGTCAAATTTTAgccatcaacaacaacaatcataacaagaaCAACACTAGCAAAAAGCCGAAAACCGAGGAAATTTCCACTACTGCAACAGCTGCAACAACTTTATTTCAAGATTCTGACCATTCGGATTCTGATTGTCAAGTACTTGTTGACAAGCCAATAGTGGAGAAAAAAACACCAAAAAAGAGAGGGAGAAAGCCAGGGGCAACCCGTGAAACCCCGTTAAACCATGTCGAAGCAGAGAGACAGAGAAGGGAGAAACTAAACCACAGATTTTACGCGTTACGCTCTGTTGTACCTCATGTTACAAAAATGGACAAAGCTTCTTTGTTATCAGATGCTGTTGAATACATCAATGAGTTAAAAACCAAAGTGGATGAATTAGAGTTGCAGCTTAACAAAAAATCAGAGAGCAAAAAGAAGCTGAAAGTTGAGTCAATGGACAGTACAACTCTTGACAACCagactactactactactacaacTTCCGTGGATCAAATTAGGCCAAATTCTAACTCATCATCTTCATATGGACCAAATAATTTAACAGTTGAAGTTGAAGTCAAGATTTTAGGTCCAGATGCAATGATAAGGGTACAATCGGAAAATGTGAATTATCCTTCAGCAAGATTAATGCGTGCACTTCAAGATCTTGAATTACATGTACACCATGCTAGTATTTCAAGTGTTAATGATCTTATGCTTCAGGATATTGTTGTTAAAGTTCCTAAATGTTTAGGTACTGAAAATGGTCTAAAATCTGCTCTTCTTAGAAGCTTAGAGCAGTAG